One part of the Leptolyngbya sp. FACHB-261 genome encodes these proteins:
- a CDS encoding glycosyltransferase — translation MVNYRRLRNKLVKRERLRVLFLNDLGFQYGAGIAFLRQIQSFLLMGQEVEALCWCQGPIEGDIPFVPDDATGHWLGLTQLSYLDARQNLSQSRIIDNIVLEVKRKSPDIIIVGNLHGSKWSLKLLPALKKLDIMVIAFMHDCYLFTGRCAYTGNCSLYEKGCNSSCPTWDQYPTLPPNEIFDEWALRREIFCGSEGIPLVANSCWTQSMAQKALKGLCNVDHIYCGVDEQLFKKVDKALARRLLGIPQDSFVILGGAVNMEDYRKGGHMFKEVVAELGKEAYFLVFGSESQQLKEVHGTGFLRDYRKMPLVFSAADIFVGTSLEEAFGQTFCEAAACSLPIAAFNVGGVSEIARHNVNARLSNETNTKGLLREIKFLMANPTKCHDFGEAGRTIVEAEFTLKRQGENWMNYIENSVLATSGQLV, via the coding sequence ATGGTTAATTATCGTAGACTTAGAAATAAACTGGTAAAAAGAGAAAGATTGCGCGTTCTTTTTCTTAACGATCTAGGATTTCAATATGGGGCTGGAATTGCCTTTTTACGTCAAATTCAGTCTTTTCTGTTGATGGGGCAGGAAGTGGAAGCCCTTTGTTGGTGTCAGGGACCCATTGAAGGGGATATCCCTTTTGTTCCAGATGATGCGACAGGTCATTGGTTAGGTCTGACTCAACTGTCGTATTTAGATGCCAGGCAAAACCTAAGCCAATCCAGAATCATAGATAACATTGTTTTGGAGGTGAAACGTAAATCTCCGGATATCATCATCGTAGGTAATCTTCACGGGTCTAAATGGTCGCTTAAGTTACTACCTGCTCTTAAGAAATTAGACATAATGGTCATTGCCTTCATGCATGACTGTTACTTGTTTACGGGACGTTGTGCCTATACTGGTAATTGCTCTCTCTATGAGAAGGGTTGTAACTCTAGTTGTCCAACCTGGGATCAGTATCCAACTCTACCTCCAAACGAAATATTTGACGAATGGGCTTTACGCCGAGAAATTTTCTGTGGTTCTGAAGGCATTCCGCTAGTCGCCAATAGCTGCTGGACTCAAAGCATGGCTCAAAAAGCTCTGAAAGGGCTTTGCAATGTTGACCATATCTATTGTGGAGTAGACGAGCAACTTTTTAAGAAAGTTGACAAAGCCCTAGCTCGTCGCCTTCTAGGCATCCCCCAAGATAGCTTTGTCATTCTTGGTGGGGCAGTCAATATGGAGGACTATCGCAAAGGGGGACATATGTTCAAGGAAGTTGTCGCGGAGTTGGGTAAGGAGGCTTACTTTTTGGTGTTTGGTTCTGAATCTCAACAGCTCAAAGAGGTGCATGGAACCGGCTTTTTAAGAGATTATCGGAAGATGCCTCTGGTTTTTAGTGCTGCTGATATCTTCGTTGGAACTTCCCTAGAAGAAGCCTTCGGCCAAACTTTTTGTGAAGCGGCTGCCTGTTCACTACCTATTGCGGCCTTTAATGTTGGAGGTGTATCAGAGATTGCAAGACACAATGTCAATGCTCGCCTGTCTAATGAGACAAACACAAAAGGTTTATTGAGAGAAATCAAATTCTTAATGGCTAATCCAACTAAATGCCATGATTTTGGAGAAGCAGGCAGAACGATTGTAGAAGCAGAATTCACGCTTAAACGTCAAGGCGAGAATTGGATGAACTACATAGAGAACTCGGTATTGGCCACAAGTGGACAGCTTGTTTAG
- a CDS encoding glycosyltransferase family 39 protein, translating to MAILLLFASFLLILAIFYWQAQPEQKLFRLAFVKASVFLGLLISISTESLSLGRSLDYVHVTLFWAIISIISFVVLLRLNHVGFQPYRSANFFWPWAGFYLERLPRLSDLIVIAPIVLILSVSLLIALVAPPNNWDSMDYHMPRVMHWIQNRSLAHYPTYDLRQISFPPGASYIVAQFQILSGSDRFANCVQWFAFLGSIIAVSLITDIIAGKRASLISMLVCATIPMGIMQSTTTQTDLVVSFWLACFTYFIFSTNNFSGSDVFWLASSLGLSLVTKPTAIIFGAPLFLLLAFRILNDALGLRNRYLFEFLRTRAVTLLVVLVGGISLSIPSYWRNYQILGSFLGTDTGTRSTEFGLPQFISNVLKNTALNLTVPGFREWVVNIHKNLLGVSLSDSDLSLSFATEFFQGPAGTPLTLLVPHEDTVANPIHSILIMLSVIALLFRLSSKASKGSRRGDMALFQLSVVNFLGIALFCFLLKWQIWGNRLLLPEFILFSPLIAHHISTYIQNKVWEGLAILIAGVAIFYALTPMRHPILTLPASFTGRISFEQSQSILSLARQDIYFSGSRKELKVPYHEVVNLITTRTRCKSWGFLVRGSAIWEYPLWVLLKQKIDSFKFKHVEVRNESERAEPEFSDTEMCGVIAVTNSEDVNKLLQITGNWTNTVVSSSPAIAVYMRKESK from the coding sequence ATGGCAATCCTTTTACTCTTTGCTTCATTTCTATTAATCCTCGCAATATTTTACTGGCAAGCGCAACCCGAGCAAAAGTTGTTTAGACTTGCCTTTGTAAAAGCTTCTGTTTTTTTGGGTTTACTGATTTCCATCTCAACTGAAAGCTTAAGCTTAGGAAGATCACTGGATTATGTTCATGTCACTCTATTCTGGGCAATTATCTCAATCATAAGCTTTGTTGTTCTGCTCCGCCTGAACCATGTTGGTTTTCAGCCGTATAGAAGCGCTAACTTCTTTTGGCCTTGGGCTGGTTTTTACCTAGAAAGACTCCCGAGACTTTCTGATCTTATTGTCATTGCTCCAATTGTTTTAATTTTAAGTGTTAGTTTGCTTATAGCTCTAGTTGCACCACCAAATAACTGGGACTCAATGGATTACCACATGCCCAGAGTGATGCACTGGATCCAAAATCGTAGCCTTGCTCACTACCCGACCTACGATTTACGCCAAATTTCATTTCCTCCAGGGGCTAGCTATATTGTTGCCCAGTTTCAAATACTCTCAGGTAGTGATCGTTTCGCTAATTGTGTGCAGTGGTTTGCTTTCTTAGGCAGTATTATAGCTGTTTCTCTGATCACTGATATTATTGCTGGCAAACGAGCATCTCTCATTAGCATGCTGGTTTGTGCTACAATCCCCATGGGAATCATGCAGTCCACTACTACGCAGACAGATTTAGTTGTATCCTTCTGGCTAGCCTGTTTTACCTATTTTATCTTTTCTACTAATAATTTCTCAGGGTCAGATGTATTCTGGCTGGCATCTTCACTTGGTCTAAGCTTAGTCACTAAACCTACAGCAATTATTTTTGGGGCACCGCTGTTTTTACTTCTTGCGTTCCGAATATTAAATGATGCTCTCGGTTTGAGAAACCGTTATCTGTTTGAGTTTTTACGCACACGTGCTGTAACGCTTCTTGTTGTTTTAGTGGGGGGGATTAGCCTCTCTATCCCAAGCTACTGGCGAAATTATCAAATTCTTGGTTCTTTCCTTGGCACAGATACAGGCACGAGGAGTACAGAGTTTGGGTTGCCACAATTTATTTCTAATGTTTTAAAAAATACGGCTTTAAACTTAACGGTCCCTGGCTTTAGGGAGTGGGTGGTTAACATTCACAAGAATCTGTTAGGAGTGTCCCTGTCGGATTCCGATTTAAGCCTTTCTTTCGCAACTGAGTTCTTTCAAGGACCAGCAGGAACTCCACTTACTCTGCTCGTTCCTCATGAAGACACCGTTGCTAATCCTATTCATTCTATTTTAATTATGCTATCCGTAATAGCTTTGCTGTTTAGACTCAGTAGCAAAGCATCAAAGGGATCCCGACGAGGAGATATGGCTCTATTTCAACTCTCGGTTGTGAACTTTTTAGGGATCGCCTTATTTTGCTTCTTGCTAAAGTGGCAGATATGGGGGAATCGTTTGCTGCTTCCAGAATTTATCCTATTCTCACCATTAATCGCTCACCATATTAGTACCTACATACAGAACAAAGTTTGGGAGGGTTTAGCTATTTTGATAGCTGGGGTCGCGATTTTCTATGCCCTAACTCCCATGAGACATCCTATACTTACTCTGCCTGCCAGTTTCACTGGGCGGATTAGTTTTGAACAATCTCAGTCCATTTTGTCTTTGGCACGGCAAGACATCTACTTTAGCGGTTCTCGCAAGGAACTAAAGGTGCCTTACCACGAAGTTGTTAATCTTATTACTACTAGAACTCGATGTAAATCCTGGGGTTTCCTCGTTCGTGGCTCTGCGATCTGGGAATATCCTCTTTGGGTTCTTCTAAAGCAGAAAATCGACTCATTCAAGTTCAAACACGTAGAAGTTCGAAATGAATCGGAGAGAGCTGAACCAGAGTTTTCAGACACAGAGATGTGTGGTGTTATAGCAGTCACAAACTCTGAAGATGTGAATAAACTACTACAGATTACAGGGAATTGGACAAATACAGTAGTTTCCTCTTCCCCTGCCATTGCGGTTTATATGAGAAAAGAGAGTAAGTGA
- a CDS encoding glycosyltransferase family 2 protein, translating into MKLSVVIPCFNELGTIFRVVEAVKASPVKNLEIIIVDDCSTDGTREILKSKLEAQVDQIIYHRKNCGKGAALRSGFGAATGDVVIVQDADLEYDPQEYPEIIKPILDDKADVVFGSRFVGSHPHRVVYYWHMVGNRFLTMLSNMFTNINLTDMETCYKAFRREVIQSIEIQENRFGFEPEITAKVAKAGCRIYEVGISYYGRTYKEGKKIGWRDGIWAIICIVKYNLFSTVRPFEKQELRSDELGSEGVLVRGRTE; encoded by the coding sequence ATGAAACTTTCTGTTGTTATTCCTTGTTTCAACGAGCTTGGGACAATTTTTCGAGTTGTTGAAGCAGTGAAGGCCTCTCCTGTTAAGAATTTAGAAATCATCATCGTTGATGATTGCTCAACTGACGGCACACGAGAGATATTAAAGTCAAAGCTAGAAGCCCAAGTTGATCAAATAATCTACCATCGCAAGAATTGTGGCAAAGGGGCGGCTCTGCGCAGCGGCTTTGGGGCAGCCACAGGTGATGTTGTAATTGTTCAAGATGCTGACTTGGAGTATGACCCACAAGAGTACCCAGAAATAATCAAACCAATTCTGGACGACAAAGCTGATGTGGTTTTTGGTTCACGTTTTGTAGGGAGTCATCCTCATAGAGTTGTCTACTATTGGCATATGGTAGGAAATCGATTTCTGACGATGCTCTCTAACATGTTTACCAATATCAACCTCACAGATATGGAAACCTGCTATAAGGCATTCCGACGTGAGGTAATTCAGAGCATAGAGATACAGGAGAATCGTTTTGGATTCGAACCTGAAATTACTGCCAAGGTCGCGAAAGCAGGATGCCGGATTTATGAGGTTGGCATATCTTACTATGGTCGGACTTACAAGGAAGGCAAGAAGATAGGTTGGCGTGATGGCATTTGGGCTATTATTTGCATCGTCAAATATAATCTATTTTCTACGGTGAGGCCGTTTGAGAAGCAAGAGCTCAGAAGCGATGAGCTAGGTAGTGAGGGTGTGTTAGTACGCGGCCGGACAGAATAG
- a CDS encoding FkbM family methyltransferase, with product MIIVDIGAKDGQAFSIPFAQDDSSNIVYATEPISELAEQLRSHQLPNLNVFCLAVGDGEQAFDSKFSHPDSAKTPIIRLDTLLEKNAIVEIDFFRIDGRTHDALQVLNSAGEYVHCIKKIFIEAQTVSSAESRKGKEQVIEILTNRGFRLIHTASYSAGSEENLEFDRISRYSINNQQAEHFAVEVPHVGLLQMPKNDHVGQLLEEGTFEGAEQAFLWLYLRPGDTFFDCGAHAGLFSCLAAKRLGNSGRIVGFDPNPLCFSLYEQNLTELGYESFTAFNLGLAETGGYSNLLLGKPGMSAFSTFAEGAKSSPTVGDEVFRVEQTSLDDVIRNLDIDKVDFVKLDVEGWESFVLKGASQSIRAGKLPLWMIEFTEANAAVAGSSTRELYSLVEGFGYTLCRFDATRLRVVPEVQKQQYPYDNLFAVADIEAVNQRLATAEAEFLDKAKDIIAKWDTAVRGTRWCFTALQERQTAQTLRQRAEEAETTLVEQQAAQQTAQQAAQQAAQKAAQELEQRVQALEASLATAEQTTTHLQQVNDRLRDDFREAELTRARLNNELYHHNLFLKQKADQLWQTRNHFLQANSDLQREVESLATGRAALRTLIKVLLKKLRVYDFAYSNYGVFVPVYNALFRDRWRPATIPQAVVEADTQGALVPTSSPQASSSQPDLRTVGVNSPTAEVFVTLRNFAEDASLQAIETFQDFLAGVSNALCIYPAKATKQLLPLLSDLEVKTTCVSSKEQKVEISASSHLDLVELELGEYLAKTNKLDFHTLDLLILDAQAPPEVFKLLKGRLSPNTKVLFSGASSNDRLSQLNWGPAWAEIGNLSLYKAPDLTWVDPLWQESQRNEHLQWPWNYRLPRVAATMPSGKPWPKISIVTVTLNQGDYLEETIRSVLLQGYPNLEYIVLDGGSSDNTLEILERYSSELTYWTSEPDKGQSNALNKGFSRATGEILAWLNSDDRYLPGTLFRVALAFENYGSDMVAGGCSLVKGNAQKPFHTHHNAMPIGKVVPLPLERLLDIDGCWQKGEFFYQPEVFWTKELWERSGAGLDESLFYSMDYELWVRMAYQEAKIVHLPDALTLFRVHEKQKTYGDNIPFLPELRKVNATFREKI from the coding sequence ATGATCATCGTTGATATCGGTGCTAAAGACGGTCAAGCATTCTCAATACCGTTTGCGCAAGACGATAGTAGTAATATTGTCTATGCAACCGAACCGATATCGGAATTAGCAGAGCAGCTCCGCTCTCACCAGCTGCCTAACCTTAATGTTTTCTGTCTCGCTGTAGGGGATGGAGAGCAGGCCTTTGATTCTAAGTTTAGTCATCCAGACTCAGCCAAGACTCCGATCATTCGTCTCGATACTTTGCTTGAAAAGAACGCCATTGTAGAAATTGACTTCTTTAGAATAGATGGCAGAACCCACGATGCGCTGCAGGTTCTGAACAGTGCAGGCGAGTATGTGCATTGCATCAAGAAGATTTTCATCGAAGCCCAGACTGTGTCCTCAGCGGAAAGTCGAAAAGGCAAGGAACAAGTTATAGAGATCTTGACCAACAGAGGGTTTCGTTTAATCCATACTGCTTCATATAGTGCAGGCTCAGAAGAAAATTTAGAGTTCGACAGGATTAGTCGATATTCGATCAATAACCAGCAAGCAGAACATTTTGCAGTTGAAGTGCCTCATGTTGGTCTCTTGCAAATGCCAAAGAATGATCATGTGGGCCAGCTCCTAGAGGAGGGTACTTTTGAAGGGGCTGAGCAAGCTTTCTTGTGGTTGTACTTGAGACCTGGAGACACATTTTTTGACTGTGGGGCTCACGCCGGTTTATTCTCTTGCCTTGCCGCGAAACGACTGGGGAACAGTGGCAGGATTGTAGGGTTTGACCCCAATCCGCTGTGCTTCAGTCTGTATGAGCAAAATCTTACAGAGTTAGGCTACGAGTCCTTCACAGCCTTCAATCTCGGTCTAGCTGAAACAGGTGGCTACTCCAACCTGCTTTTGGGCAAGCCAGGTATGTCTGCGTTTAGTACCTTTGCGGAGGGGGCCAAGAGTAGCCCAACCGTGGGTGACGAAGTTTTCCGAGTGGAGCAGACCAGCTTAGATGATGTAATTCGCAATTTGGACATTGACAAGGTTGACTTTGTCAAACTGGATGTTGAAGGCTGGGAGAGCTTTGTGCTTAAGGGTGCGAGCCAATCAATCCGTGCTGGAAAACTCCCGCTCTGGATGATTGAGTTCACTGAAGCGAATGCGGCGGTAGCTGGCAGTAGCACGAGAGAGCTATATTCTCTGGTCGAGGGTTTTGGCTATACGCTGTGTCGTTTTGATGCCACTCGCTTACGAGTTGTACCTGAAGTACAGAAGCAACAATATCCTTACGATAATTTGTTTGCGGTTGCCGATATTGAAGCTGTCAATCAGCGTCTGGCGACTGCTGAAGCTGAGTTTCTAGACAAAGCCAAGGACATCATTGCTAAGTGGGATACGGCAGTGCGAGGAACTCGGTGGTGCTTTACAGCATTGCAGGAAAGGCAAACTGCTCAGACGTTACGTCAACGAGCGGAAGAAGCAGAGACAACTTTAGTTGAACAACAAGCAGCTCAACAAACAGCTCAACAAGCGGCACAACAAGCAGCTCAAAAAGCAGCTCAGGAGCTAGAGCAAAGAGTTCAGGCATTGGAAGCTTCTCTAGCAACGGCAGAGCAAACAACTACCCATTTGCAACAGGTGAATGATCGCCTTCGAGATGATTTTCGAGAAGCTGAGCTGACCCGCGCCCGCCTAAACAATGAGCTGTATCACCACAATCTCTTTCTGAAGCAAAAAGCTGACCAACTCTGGCAAACCAGAAACCACTTTCTGCAGGCAAACAGCGATTTACAGCGAGAAGTTGAATCTCTGGCAACGGGCAGAGCAGCCCTTAGAACCCTAATTAAGGTTTTGCTGAAAAAGCTCCGCGTGTATGATTTTGCGTACAGCAATTATGGGGTTTTTGTTCCTGTCTATAATGCTCTGTTCCGCGATCGCTGGCGTCCAGCAACGATCCCTCAAGCGGTTGTTGAGGCTGATACTCAAGGTGCTTTAGTCCCTACCTCATCCCCACAGGCTTCCAGCAGTCAACCAGACTTACGGACGGTTGGTGTCAACTCACCGACGGCAGAAGTCTTCGTCACGCTTAGAAATTTCGCTGAGGATGCCAGTCTTCAAGCGATAGAAACTTTTCAAGACTTCTTAGCGGGGGTTTCTAATGCTCTCTGCATTTATCCTGCGAAGGCTACCAAGCAGTTGTTGCCTCTGCTCTCCGACCTAGAGGTAAAGACAACTTGCGTGAGCTCTAAGGAGCAAAAGGTCGAAATTTCTGCTAGTAGCCACCTGGATCTTGTGGAGTTGGAATTAGGTGAGTACTTAGCGAAGACGAACAAACTGGATTTTCATACTCTGGATCTTCTAATCTTGGATGCTCAAGCGCCTCCTGAGGTATTCAAACTTCTGAAAGGTCGTTTGTCGCCCAACACTAAGGTTTTGTTCAGTGGCGCAAGCTCAAATGATCGTTTGTCTCAATTAAACTGGGGACCAGCATGGGCAGAGATTGGCAATTTATCTCTTTACAAGGCTCCTGACCTAACCTGGGTCGATCCGCTCTGGCAGGAGTCTCAGCGCAATGAACACTTGCAGTGGCCTTGGAACTACCGGCTTCCAAGGGTAGCAGCAACGATGCCCTCAGGTAAGCCTTGGCCCAAGATCTCTATAGTTACCGTTACGCTAAATCAAGGTGACTACCTTGAGGAGACTATCCGCTCTGTATTACTACAAGGCTATCCAAACCTTGAGTATATTGTGCTTGATGGTGGCTCTAGTGATAATACTTTGGAGATTTTAGAGCGCTATAGCTCTGAACTTACCTACTGGACCAGTGAGCCGGATAAAGGCCAATCTAATGCCTTGAATAAAGGCTTTAGTCGGGCGACAGGTGAGATTCTGGCGTGGCTAAATAGTGACGATAGGTATTTACCCGGTACTCTGTTCCGGGTAGCCCTGGCGTTTGAGAATTACGGCTCAGATATGGTGGCTGGTGGCTGCTCACTGGTTAAAGGCAATGCACAAAAACCTTTCCATACGCATCACAACGCTATGCCAATTGGTAAAGTTGTCCCCCTCCCCTTAGAACGCTTATTGGATATCGATGGTTGCTGGCAGAAGGGTGAGTTCTTCTATCAGCCAGAAGTATTCTGGACCAAGGAGCTATGGGAGCGTTCGGGCGCAGGACTTGATGAGAGTCTTTTCTACAGCATGGACTACGAGCTCTGGGTGCGTATGGCTTATCAAGAGGCAAAGATTGTCCACCTTCCAGATGCACTGACCCTGTTTCGTGTTCATGAAAAACAGAAAACCTACGGTGATAATATTCCATTTTTACCGGAATTGAGAAAAGTCAATGCTACGTTCAGGGAAAAAATCTGA
- a CDS encoding ABC transporter ATP-binding protein: MEIVRLDQVSLWRRTQEEFSYDLKKTVLSFLEGKYTKPARRLVLDQIDLVVGTGEKLGIIGANGAGKSTLLKVICGILKPTSGSVRVRGSIAPLIELGAGFDPGISAMDNIVLYGVMLGFSQAEMKQRAKSILEFADLEDYALSPVKSLSSGMVARLGFAIATDVQPNILILDEILSVGDESFRNKCKQRIQQFWNADATVLVVSHDLRFIRESCERAIWLERGKIRFSGETNEAVDRYLSEVKSRSPKL; this comes from the coding sequence ATGGAAATCGTTCGCCTAGACCAAGTCTCGCTGTGGCGGCGCACACAGGAAGAGTTTTCTTATGACCTGAAGAAAACCGTCCTGTCATTTCTGGAGGGCAAATATACAAAACCGGCTAGAAGATTGGTGCTCGACCAAATTGATCTAGTGGTAGGAACTGGCGAAAAACTTGGCATCATTGGTGCGAACGGAGCGGGTAAATCAACGCTCTTGAAAGTCATTTGCGGCATCCTCAAGCCAACTAGCGGTTCAGTGAGAGTTCGAGGGAGTATTGCCCCCCTGATCGAACTGGGCGCAGGTTTTGACCCAGGGATTTCAGCAATGGACAATATCGTCCTCTATGGAGTCATGCTGGGCTTCTCTCAAGCAGAGATGAAGCAGAGAGCCAAATCCATCTTGGAATTTGCAGATTTAGAAGATTACGCTCTGTCACCAGTCAAATCGCTATCCTCCGGTATGGTTGCCCGTTTGGGCTTCGCGATTGCCACGGATGTGCAGCCAAACATTCTAATTCTCGATGAAATTCTGTCGGTGGGGGATGAGAGTTTCAGGAATAAGTGTAAGCAGCGAATCCAACAGTTCTGGAATGCTGACGCAACCGTTCTAGTGGTCTCTCACGACTTGAGATTCATAAGGGAATCTTGTGAACGGGCCATTTGGTTGGAGAGAGGTAAGATTCGGTTTTCGGGTGAAACGAACGAGGCGGTAGACCGCTATCTCAGTGAAGTGAAAAGCAGGTCGCCCAAGCTGTAA
- a CDS encoding ABC transporter permease: MTLSLKILPGWPQVHRYWELLYVLAVRNLKIRYRGSFLGVYWSLLNPLIMTGVYTAIFGAAFASYYGNSIANYVLAAFTGLVVINFFSASTSQALGSVVSNGSVLNKIRLPVSVFPVSMVAANVFQLSVGVLPLLAIVTFINSESLVNVLALLLPCSALVLVSLGIGFLVSALYVFFRDLSYFYEMVVFALWISSPVFYPAAIVPEQVKRFLGLNPLSAIIESLRQISLSGTSPDFLIASKALLSGVVVLGLGWVCFRWWRPQFMDLL, encoded by the coding sequence ATGACCCTGTCTCTGAAGATTCTGCCGGGTTGGCCGCAGGTTCACCGCTATTGGGAGCTGCTTTACGTACTGGCTGTACGCAATCTGAAAATTCGCTATCGAGGCTCGTTTTTAGGTGTCTACTGGTCGCTCTTAAACCCTCTGATCATGACGGGGGTCTATACGGCTATCTTTGGCGCTGCCTTTGCTTCTTACTATGGCAACTCAATTGCTAACTATGTCTTAGCTGCCTTCACAGGGCTGGTTGTCATTAACTTCTTCTCAGCTTCTACCTCTCAAGCTTTGGGTAGCGTAGTGAGTAATGGGTCTGTCCTAAATAAGATCCGTTTGCCTGTTAGTGTTTTTCCCGTGTCAATGGTTGCAGCCAACGTATTCCAACTCTCCGTTGGCGTTCTGCCGTTGCTCGCGATTGTCACGTTCATTAACTCAGAAAGCCTGGTCAATGTCCTGGCTCTGCTGCTGCCCTGTAGCGCTTTAGTTTTAGTCTCTTTAGGTATTGGCTTTTTAGTCAGCGCCTTATACGTATTCTTTAGAGATTTGTCTTACTTCTATGAGATGGTCGTGTTCGCTTTGTGGATTAGTAGCCCCGTTTTTTATCCCGCTGCCATTGTCCCGGAGCAAGTAAAACGTTTTTTGGGCTTGAACCCGCTCTCTGCGATCATCGAAAGTTTGCGCCAGATCTCTTTGTCGGGAACATCGCCAGATTTCCTGATCGCGTCCAAGGCACTTCTCAGTGGGGTGGTCGTCCTAGGATTAGGGTGGGTTTGCTTTCGCTGGTGGCGCCCTCAATTCATGGACCTGCTGTAG